In Sphingomonas oryzagri, the genomic stretch GGACCGGCGAGGATCCGCTTCGGCCGCTCGCCTGGTCCGCCTAGCCTTAGTCATAGTCCGCACGGTTTCCACCCCGTCCACGCATTGACAAACACGTCGGCTCGGCGCCTTTTTCCAAAAAAAGCAGGGCTGCTTGAAATGCAGCGAGCAAGGCGGGAGAAGGGTGATGAAGGTGTTCTTGCGGCAGAATTGCGCGTGGGCCTGTCTGGCCACGGGGCTTGCGACGACGCTCTTGCCGGGCGTGGCGATCGCGCAGACGGCAGACGCCGCCGCTTCGACGCCGGCGTCGCAGGATATCGTCGTGACGGCGCAGCGGCGCGAACAGTCGCTGCAGTCGGTGCCGCAACCCGTGCAGGCGCTGGGCGGCACCCAATTGCTCCGTTCCGGTATCACCGACATCGCTGCGACCATCCAGCTCGTGCCCAGCGCGACGATCGGATCCACGATCTCGGCGGGCAGCAACGTATTCCAGATCCGCGGCGTCGCGGCGTCCGAGACGGACGGCGATGCGACGGTCGGCTATTATCTCGACAATTTCGCCTTCGCATTGCCCGGCCGGCCTTTCGCGCCGGCCGCCGATTTCTACGACCTCCAGCGTGTCGAAGTGCTGCGCGGCCCGTCCGGCACGCTTTACGGCCTCGGATCACTGGGCGGCACGATCAAGGTGCTCACCAACGACCCCGATCTCAACGCCTTCCACGGCTCGGTCCGGCTCAGCGCATCGGGAACCGATGGCGGACAGCCGAACGGCACCGCCGACGTCATGTTCAACGCACCGATCATTCCCGGCAAGCTCGCTGTCCGTGCTGTCGCCAGCTACAATATGATCGGCGGCTACGCAGACGCGATCCCGTCCGGCGAGAAGAATGCCAACGACGCGCACAGCTTCACCGGGCGGGTCAAGGTGCTGGCTGAGCCGACCGACAATCTGAAACTGCGATTCACCTATTGGCGCAATCAGTCCAACCAGAATTATTCCAATCGCCTGACCTATTTCGATCCGCCGGCGCTCGATCAGACGTTCGGTATCGCGAATTCGAAATATTCAATCTACACCGGCGACATCGAATATGATCTCGGCTTCGCGACGCTGCAGAGTACGACCGGCTATATCAAGAATACCGTCGTCACCAACAATGGCGGCGTGATCCCCGGTATCGGCCGCTTCGATTCCTTCTGGCCGCTGACGAGCACCAACTTCAACGAGGACGCGCGGCTGACGTCGAACGGCAATGGCCCATTCAAATATATCGTCGGCGTCTTCTACACGAACGGCAAGACCGTCGGCGGACAAAGCGTGTCCTTGCCCGATTATGCGCTGCCAGGGATCACCGGCCTCGCGACGTTCAACGACAACACCCTGCGCAGCAAGGCTTATGCCATTTATGGTGAGGGCACCTATTCGTTCTTCGACCGAAAGGTCGATCTGACGATCGGCGGGCGCTATTATCACGAGAAGCGGCAATTTGACGAAAACAGCTCGATCACATTGATCTCGCTCGGCTCCACCACGCCGACCGTGGGTGTCGATCGGGCGCAGCACAGCACGTTCAACCCGCGCGTCAACCTGGCATGGCATATCGGCGATGGCATGGTGTACGCGGAGGTCGCCAAGGGTTTCCGCAGCGGCGCGATCACCTCGACCTCGATCATGGCCGGCGCCAATCTCGCGCTGGGCACCAATTTCTCCAATTCCTCGTCCCCGGACACGCTGTGGAACTATGAGGGCGGGGTGAAATGGGGCCTGTTCGACAACAAGGTCCGCATCAGCCTTGCCGGCTATTATTTCGATTGGAAGCACGCGGCGATCGAGATTTCGCCGACGCTGCAGACGGTCGTCGTGCCGGTCGGCAACGTCCATGGCCGTGGTATCGATGGGGAGATCAACTGGCGCACGCCGTTGACCGGCCTCACCATCAACCTGAGCGGCAACCATAACAAGACGACCATCGAGGACACGATCGCGCAAGTGGCGGTCAGCCTGCCGTGGCTGGCGCCCGGTCATCAACTGCCGGGCACCGCAAAGACGACGTTCGCGATCTCCGGAACCTATACGCGGCCGATCAATTCCAAGGGTCTCGAATTCCGTGCCAGCGGCCGATACACCTATCGCTCGCGCCAACAGAGCGTGTTCGACGGTCGCTATGCGCCCTGGATCGGCCTTGGCGCCGCGCGGGCGGGTGTCGGCAACGACAGCTTCGATCTCGCCGTGTTCTCGGAGAATATCGGCAACACGCGGGGACCGTTGTCCGTTCCGGGCGGGCAATATCAGATCCCGTTCCCGCGCACGATCGGCCTCGCCTTCGAATATAAGTTCTGAGGAGTCATGGCGGCTTCCTCTCCCCCGTTGCAATCGGCTCGCCTGTCCGGGCGCGTCGCGCTCGTGACCGGCGCGCTCGGCGGCATCGGTGCGGCGATCGCCGCGCGCTTTGCGTCGGAGGGGGCGAGCGTGTGGCTGGCCGATCTCGCACCGGACGGCGTGGACAGGGCGCGGGAGATTGCAGGGGACGGCGCACGCTATCTCCGTCTCGATGTCACCTGCGAGGCGGATTGGCAGGCTGCGGCAAAGCATATCGGCGGTAGCCTCGATATCCTCGTCAACAATGCCGGCATCGCGCCCACCGGCGACGTTGCCGACATGCCGGTCGATGACTGGCGGCGTGCGATGAGGGTGAACGCGGAGGGTGCGTTCCTGGGCGCCCGCACGATGCGCCCCCTGCTCGCCGAGGCCGGCGGCGGGGGACGCGGCTGGGCGAGCGTGATCAGCATCTCCTCGATCCTCGGCATGGTCGGCATGGCGCAGAGCAGCGCCTATGCGGCCAGCAAGGGGGCGGTGCGCATGCTCAGCCGATCGCTGGCTGTCGAATTTGCCTCAGCCGGTCTGCCGATCCGCGTGAATTCGGTGCATCCCGGCTTCGTCCGAACCGCGATGACCGAACGAGGGTCCGCCGAGATGGATGGGGAGGGCGATCTTCTCGCAGCGCTGGCCGCGATGACCCCGATGCGCCGGCTCGCCACCGCCGGGGAGATCGCGGCGGCGGTACTGTTCCTGGGATCCGATGAGAGCAGCTTCATCACCGGCGCCGAACTCGTGGTCGATGGCGGTTGGACAGCGCGATAGGAAGGTTTGACGATGGCGAAGATCGAGCAGGAATTTCTCGCTGCGCGCGGTACTCCGGGCGACCATCAGGCCGCCCCGTTTCTGCCGCGCAAACCCATTCCGGACATCGGATCCGGCCGGATCGACGGCGAGCGCTTCCACTCGCGCGATTTCATGGCCCGCGAGTGGGACATGATCTGGACCAAGACCTGGAATATCGGTTGCCATGAGAGCGAATTGCCCGATCCCGGCTCGTTCCGGGTTCACACGCTGGGCAAGGAATCGCTGCTCTTCGTGCGCGGCGAGGATGGCGTCGTGCGTGGCTTTTTCAACGTCTGCCAGCATCGCGGCAACCTGCTTTGCCAAACGGACCGCGGCGACGTCGCGATCTTCAAATGCCCGTTCCACGGCTGGGAGTGGAATATCGACGGCTCCCTGCGCCGGGTGATGCACCCGCAGCTCTTCACGCAGTTCCGCAACGGCGTGCCGGCCGACGAACTTGCGCTACCACCCCTCAAGGTCGATCGCTGGGGCGGCTGGATCTGGTTCAACATGGATCCGGCGGCGATGCCGCTGATCGACTATCTGGGGGAGGCGGGGCGCCATCTGGAAACGTATGAGCTCGATCGCTTTACCTTCGTCGATCACAAGACGTTCGAGTGGCAGGGCAATTGGAAACATGCCCACGACGCCTTCAACGAAAGCTATCATTTCGAGGCGCTGCACCCCGAGTTCCTCAATTTCGCCGAGGGATTCGACGTGCCGATCGAATTGCTCGGCATCCATAGCCGCATGCTCAATTTCAACCATACGGTGAGCGAGATACTGGACGACCGGGAGACGGTGACGCCATTCCGCGCGCGGATGCTCGGTTTGCCCGAAGATTATGCCGGCAGCGCCAAGGACGCCCATCTCGACGTGGTGGCGCGCAAGCGGGCGATGCAGGACGACACCTATCTGCCCTACAGGCGGATGAACGACGAGCAACTCGTCCATCAATACCATTACACCTTCTTTCCCGGCACGACGATCACCTCGACACCGGAATATTCGATCGTCTTCCGTTATCGTCCGCACGAGAGCGATCCCGGTTATTGCTATTACGATTTCCTCATCACCCGGCACGATCCGCCGGGCTCCCCCGTGCCTGACGTCGATCACCAGCTATACCGTCATGACGAACTGCCCGATTATGCGGATGCCTTCGCTGGCACATTCGATCCGGTGCTCGCCAACGTCCTCCAGCAGGACGGCACCAACATGCCGACCATGCAGAAGGGCACGGCCTCGCGCGGATTCCGGGGTATGATCCTGGGTGATCAGGAGGTGCGGCTGCGTCATTTCCACCAGACCATCGATCGCTATCTGATGGGCGATGCGCCCAGATCGGGAGACCGTTGATGACCGGGCCGGCACGCATTCACATCGTCACGGGTGGGCGCTACCACGATTTCGATCTCGCCCGGCTGACCCTGCTGCAGGTGATGGCCGAGGATGATCGCATCCGCGCTACCTGCGGCCATAGCTATGACGGCGTGGACGATCTGGCGGGTTATGCCGGGATCGTTCTCTACACGTGCGACCTGATGCCCACCGATCGCCAGGCGGAGGCGCTCGATGCGTTCGTGCGTGGCGGCGGCCGTCTGTTCGCGATCCATGCTGCGAACGCGCATCTCGAGTTCACCGACGGTCCAGCGATCGTGACCAGCGGGATCCATATTCCCGGCCTCGTGAAGCCTACGGGAGAGCATATCGCGCCGCTCTTCATGGACCTGCTTGGCAGTCGCTTTCTCGCGCATCTGGCAGCGCAGCCGATGCACATTCACGTCGAAGATCACGAGCATCCGATCACGGCGGGTCTTCAGGACTTCGATATCGTCGATGAACCCTATATCGCGACCCCGATTGGCGAGAGCCGGGTCCTGCTGTCGGCGCGCTACAAGGGGCAGGCGCCGGGCTATGTCCTGGGCGACTGGCCGGACGATCCGCCCCGTCCTCAGCTTTATGTGAAGGATCATGGCGACGGCGGCGTCCTTTACATGCCGCTCGGCCATGCCTGCGGCCGCTTCGACATGGTGCCGATGATGGACGAGGCGCCGGTGGTTCGCGGCCCGTGGGACGATCCCAATTATCAGGAATTGCTGCGGCGGGGCGTCGCCTGGCTGGCGGATGCGCGGACATGAGCGCCGATGAGGAACTGGCTGGCCGTGTCGTCCTCGTCACGGGGGCGGCGTCCGGGATCGGCAGGCGCACGGCCGAGCGGCTTCATGCGGCGGGGGCGCAGGTTGTGGCGCTCGACCGGTCGGATATCGCGATCGAAGGTGTGCTGGCCCGGCGGCACGATGTGACGCTGGAAGCGGACTGGAAGGATGCCGTCGCGGATACGCTTTCGCGGTTCAGGCGGATCGATGGACTGGTCGCCTGCGCTGGCATCATCGTCATGGCGCCGGTCACGGCGATGGCGATCGAGGATTTCCGGCGCGTCATGGCCGTCAACGTCGAAGGCTGCTTTCTCGGGCTCAAGCACGTCCTGCCGGCGATGATCGCGGCGGGGCGCGGCTCCATCGTCAACATCTCCTCCACTGCCGGGATCGCGGGGGCTCCGCATGCCGGGGCCTATTGCGCCAGCAAGGGGGCAGTGCGGATGTTGACCAAATCGGCCGCGCTGGAGGCGATCGCGGCAGCCGACGGCATCCGGGTCAACTCGCTGCACCCGGCGATGACCGAGACGCCGATGGTGGCGGAAATCGTCCGCCAGCTCGGTGCGGGGGCAGAGGTGGAGGACGAGATGCGCAGATTGCAGCCGTCGGGCCGGTTCGTGCCCCCCGATGCGGTGGTGGACGCGATCATATTCTTGCTGTCCGACCGATCGAGCTTCGTCAATGGCAGCGAATTCCTCGTCGACAACGGCTTTCTCGCCCAATGAAAACGCATGTCGAAGCAGCGATGGGACATGGCAATTACCACCGTGCCGTCTGTCTCGACCAACTCGAAGAAGGCCAGCCGGCGGGGCTTGTGCTGCAAGGTTGGCCGGTGATGCTGGTCGTCATCGATGGCCGGGTCCATGCAACCCTGGATCGCTGCCCCCATGCCGCTTCCCGCCTCTCGACCGGCCGGATCCGGCGTGGCGCGGTAATGTGCCCGCTCCATGGCGCGAGATTTGAGTTGGAAGGTGGACGATGTGTCGGTGGCAGTTACAAGCCACTGAAGATTTTCGACGCCCGCATCTCGGAAGGGTGGGTAGAAGTCGATTTGCCAATTGGTGTTCCAGGCTTCGAACATATGCCTGTGGACATGTGAGTGGATTCGATGTCGAGGATGTTGTTTGAGCGTGAGATCATTTCGGCTGGCAGCGGTGGCGTCTCGTAAGGCTTGTTGAGGCAGAGCGTGATATAATGCTTGCATCGAACGCAAGCCGCCGCGTCGGATTATTTGTCACCTCGTGAACGAATAGCAATTCACTCTGGCGACCTGCTCGGGGGGGGCGGCAGTCTCGAAGCGACTGTCAGCCGCCATGCTTCTTTCTGGAACTGCCATGTTCCTGAAGCGATTGCCAGTTCAGCTCGAAGCGGGCGAGATACTTGCGCAGTCGATCGGCATCGTTCGCCGTGGTCCGTTTGGTTCGTGACACGGCGAAAAGGCTTCGTCCCGCCTCCGATAGCGAACGGCTGCGGACACAGGTCTGTACCACGGTGGCAAGCTGTGCCCGGTCGAAGGGATCGAGCGCGTCGAGCTGTTCTGGGGAGAGAAAACGGGCCAGATGGTCGTCTCGTTCGTCCGAGTTCGACCATAGCCGGCTCAGCCTGGTGATCTCCGCTTCGACGCCTTCGGCATCGATCCGCCCGGTCGCGCTCAGCGTCGCCATACGCGTAATGCTCGCGGCAAGATCGCGGAAGTTGCCCGACCACAAGGCATCGGGCGCGGTCGCGAACGCCAGATAGCGCTCGCGCGCCTCCTTGTTGAAGGTGACGCGGCTGCCCTCGCGTTCGGCGAAGCGATCCAGCTCGTAGTCCAGATTGGGGGCGATATCCTCGCGCCGGTCGGCAAGGCCGGGAAGCGCGAAGGTCCAGAGGTTCAGGCGCGCATAGAGATCGTCGCGAAACTGGCCGTCGTTGACGGCGCGGCCGAGATCGCGGTTGGTGCCGGCGATCAGCTGGAAATCGCTGGCGATCTCCTTGTCGGAACCGACCGGCAGGAAACGTTTGTCCTCAATCGCGCGCAGGATCATCGCCTGCTCGTCCAGGCCCAGTTCGCCGATCTCGTCGAGGAACAGCATTCCCGTATCGGCGGCGCGCAGCAGTCCGGGGCGGTCGGCGATCGCGCCGGTGAAGGCGCCCTTCCTGTGGCCGAACAAGGCCGACATCGCACCGTCGCCCTTTAGCGTGGCGCAGTTCACCTCGACGAACGGCCCCTTTACCTGATGCTTGAGCCGTTTGAGTTCGTAAATCCGGCGCGCCAGCTGGCTCTTGCCCGCGCCCGTGGGCCCCATCAGCAGAACGGGTGCCTTGGAGCGCCCCGCGACCTGCTCGATCTCGTCGATCATGCGGTTGAAGGCGGGGTTGCGGGTTTCGATGCCGGACTTGAGGAAGGACGTGCTCTCCGCGCTCGCCGCTGCGAAGCGCGTCGCGATGCTGTCGTAGCGCGAGAGATCGAGATCGATCGCGGTCCAGGTACCGACCCCGTCATTGGTGCCCCGGCGCGGCTGCGTCTGGAGCAGCCGCCCTGGCAGATAATGGGCTTCCGTCAGCAGAAAGAGGCAGATCTGCGCGACGTGCGTGCCGGTGGTGATGTGGATCAGATAATCCTCGGCCTCCGGATCGAACGGATAGTCCCGCGCGAAGTCGAGCAGCTTGCCATAGACTTCCTCGAAGTCCCACGGGTCCTTGAAATCGAGAAGGTACGGTTCGACCGTCGTCTCGGGCGAAACGGAGGCGATGTCTTCGGTGACGTAGCTGGCGAGCCGGGTGTGGGCGCTGCCGTGCAGCAACACCAGCCGATCGACCCGCAGGTCCTCATGCATCGTCAGCCCGACGGTAGGGCGCCACTTGTTCCAGCGCGTCGGGCCGAACTTGCTCGCATCCAGCGTGGAGCCAAGGAATCCAAGAACGACGAGTGGTTTCATTCTTATCCTTTGGGATAAATCCGTATCCATGTCGATATAGAAAGAGTTGCTCTTTTAGCACGTGCCTTCCTGGCCTCATTTCAAGATGTCGTTTTTTTTAATGTTATCACAATGGGTTGTAAGATTTTTCTGGAAGCGGGGAATGAGTTGGCACGCTCCCTGCGAAGTGATGGGCGTCGGTGAGGCGACATATCGGCCTCTCGACAGCGGAGCCGGATACGGGGCGGTTGGAATGGGCCGGCCGCCCCCGAACGGACAGGGATTGGAGTTGGACAATGGCCAACAAGGGACTTTTCGCGAGCGCCGTGGCGAAGCTTCTGCCGCGCGCCGATGCGGTCAACCGCGAGGGCGCGCCGGCTTATGCTTATGGGCCTGAGGCCAAGCTCGCCCAGCTTGCGGCGACCGGCACGCTGGCGGACAATTTCTACGGAGCTGCGGAGACGCAGCTCACCGATGTGCTCGACGCCGCTCGCGCGGTCGATCCGGTTTTCGTGGCGCAGGCGGCTGTCTACGCCCGGTCCTCGGGGTCGATGAAGGACATGCCGGCGCTGCTCGCGGCCTATCTCACGGTGGCGGATCCGGATCTGTCGGTCCCGGTCTTCGGACGGGTGATCGACAGCGGGCGGATGCTGCGCTCCTTCGTGCAGATCATGCGCTCGGGGCAGGTGGGGCGGACGTCGCTTGGCTCGCGGCCGAAGCGGCTGGTCCAGCGCTGGCTGGAGGAGGCGTCGATGCGCGATCTGATGGCGGCGGCGACGGGTTCCGATCCGAGCCTCGCCGACATCGTCAAGATGGTGCACCCCAAGCCCGCAGATGCCGCGCGCAAGGCTTTCTACGGCTGGCTGATCGGGCGTCCCTACGACGTCGCCGCGCTGCCCGCCGAGATCGCCGCGTTCGAGGCCTGGAAGCAGGACAATACGCTCCCGCTTCCGTCCGTGCCGTTCGAGTGGTTGACCACCTTTCCGCTGAGTGCGGAGCAGTGGGCGGTGCTGGCGACGCGGATGGGCTGGCAGGCGCTGCGGATGAACCTGAACACGCTGGCGCGCAAAGGCGCGTTCGACGTGAACGGGATCACCGAGGCGGTCGCAGCCCGTCTCGCCGACGCGCAGGCCATCGAGAAGGTCCGGCCGATGCCGTATCAGCTGATGGTGGCGCTGGGCCAGGTCGGTGACGGTGTGCCGCTCAAGGTGCAGGCCGCGCTCGAGGATGCGCTGGAGCTGTCGCTCCAGAGCGTACCGACGGTGCCGGGCCAGATCGTCGTCTGCCCCGACGTGTCGGGGTCGATGAGCTCGTCGGTGACGGGGTATCGCAAGGGTGCTTCGTCGAAGGTCCGGTGCATCGATGTCGCAGCCCTGGTGACGGCGGCGATGCTGCGGACCAACCGTGCGGCCCGTGTGCTGCCGTTCGAGCAGACGGTCGTGACGCTCAAGCTCGATCCGCGTGCCCGTCTCGCCGTCAACGCGGCGAAGCTGGCGGCGGTTGGCGGGGGCGGGACGAGCGTCTCGGCACCGCTCGCGTTGCTGAACGCTCAGCGGGCGAAGGTCGATCTCGTCGTGATCGTGTCGGACAATCAGTCCTGGGTGCATACCAACCGGGCCGGAGCGACCGCCACGATGGCCGAGTGGGACGTGCTGAAGCGCCGGAATCCGGATGCCAGGCTCGTCTGCATCGACGTGCAGCCTTACGGCACGACGCAGGCCACCGGCCGGGCGGATATCCTCAATGTCGGGGGCTTCTCCGACAGCGTGTTCGACACGATCGCGCGCTTCGTCTCCGGCGAGACGCGCGACTGGGTCGAGATCGTTAGCCAAGTGGAGTTGTAGAAGACAGGGCCGTGGCGAATGCCGGCGGGATTACATTGCACCAAAGGGGAAACCCGACAGTCCAGAGTAGAGCGTTCGGGAAACCGGAAGATGGGGTTCGAGTCCCCCCGTTGCAGCGGTAGCTCAAGGACAGTCTCGCCACCCCTCGTTGCCACGGCCCGCATACGAACATCACGGCGAATGCCGGGAAGGATTACATTGGTAATGCGGCTGTCGCGGGTTCGAGTCCCGCCTGCACCGAAAGGCGCAGTAGCTCAGTTGGATAGAGCACCGGTCCCTCGGGACATCCTTTCCACCCCTCGTCGCCGTGGACGAGATTCTCATGGCGAATGCCTGACAGACTACATGGCTTATCACGCCCCGGATGCGGGTTCGAATCCCGCCGCGCCGTCCATATCGGCGCGTAGTTTAACGGAAGAACAGGGACCGTTCGCGAGAACGGAGAGAAGTCTGTCGAACACTCGTCGCCATGAACCTTATTGACGCTGGCGAATGCCGGATGGGACTACACTGGTAAAGGCCGCAAGGCTGAGCGGTTCAACTCCGCAATCGGTCTCACCAATCCTCGTCGCCGGCACCATGATGATTCGAAGGGAGGTCACGATGACCGAGGCCATGTTCGATTACCAGCACGTCGCAGGCGGCAAGCCCATCAAGATGTGGACGCGCGGCGTGCCCGTCGAGGACGAGGCGCGCGCCCAGCTTGCGCGTGCGGCGCAGATGCCGTTCGTGTTCAAGCATGTGGCGGCGATGCCCGACGTCCACGTCGGCATCGGCGCGACCGTGGGCTCGGTGATCCCGACCAAGGGCGCCGTGATCCCGGCGGCAGTGGGCGTCGACATCGGCTGCGGCATGAT encodes the following:
- a CDS encoding vWA domain-containing protein — its product is MAKLLPRADAVNREGAPAYAYGPEAKLAQLAATGTLADNFYGAAETQLTDVLDAARAVDPVFVAQAAVYARSSGSMKDMPALLAAYLTVADPDLSVPVFGRVIDSGRMLRSFVQIMRSGQVGRTSLGSRPKRLVQRWLEEASMRDLMAAATGSDPSLADIVKMVHPKPADAARKAFYGWLIGRPYDVAALPAEIAAFEAWKQDNTLPLPSVPFEWLTTFPLSAEQWAVLATRMGWQALRMNLNTLARKGAFDVNGITEAVAARLADAQAIEKVRPMPYQLMVALGQVGDGVPLKVQAALEDALELSLQSVPTVPGQIVVCPDVSGSMSSSVTGYRKGASSKVRCIDVAALVTAAMLRTNRAARVLPFEQTVVTLKLDPRARLAVNAAKLAAVGGGGTSVSAPLALLNAQRAKVDLVVIVSDNQSWVHTNRAGATATMAEWDVLKRRNPDARLVCIDVQPYGTTQATGRADILNVGGFSDSVFDTIARFVSGETRDWVEIVSQVEL
- a CDS encoding SDR family NAD(P)-dependent oxidoreductase — encoded protein: MAASSPPLQSARLSGRVALVTGALGGIGAAIAARFASEGASVWLADLAPDGVDRAREIAGDGARYLRLDVTCEADWQAAAKHIGGSLDILVNNAGIAPTGDVADMPVDDWRRAMRVNAEGAFLGARTMRPLLAEAGGGGRGWASVISISSILGMVGMAQSSAYAASKGAVRMLSRSLAVEFASAGLPIRVNSVHPGFVRTAMTERGSAEMDGEGDLLAALAAMTPMRRLATAGEIAAAVLFLGSDESSFITGAELVVDGGWTAR
- a CDS encoding SDR family oxidoreductase, which codes for MSADEELAGRVVLVTGAASGIGRRTAERLHAAGAQVVALDRSDIAIEGVLARRHDVTLEADWKDAVADTLSRFRRIDGLVACAGIIVMAPVTAMAIEDFRRVMAVNVEGCFLGLKHVLPAMIAAGRGSIVNISSTAGIAGAPHAGAYCASKGAVRMLTKSAALEAIAAADGIRVNSLHPAMTETPMVAEIVRQLGAGAEVEDEMRRLQPSGRFVPPDAVVDAIIFLLSDRSSFVNGSEFLVDNGFLAQ
- a CDS encoding TonB-dependent receptor; translated protein: MKVFLRQNCAWACLATGLATTLLPGVAIAQTADAAASTPASQDIVVTAQRREQSLQSVPQPVQALGGTQLLRSGITDIAATIQLVPSATIGSTISAGSNVFQIRGVAASETDGDATVGYYLDNFAFALPGRPFAPAADFYDLQRVEVLRGPSGTLYGLGSLGGTIKVLTNDPDLNAFHGSVRLSASGTDGGQPNGTADVMFNAPIIPGKLAVRAVASYNMIGGYADAIPSGEKNANDAHSFTGRVKVLAEPTDNLKLRFTYWRNQSNQNYSNRLTYFDPPALDQTFGIANSKYSIYTGDIEYDLGFATLQSTTGYIKNTVVTNNGGVIPGIGRFDSFWPLTSTNFNEDARLTSNGNGPFKYIVGVFYTNGKTVGGQSVSLPDYALPGITGLATFNDNTLRSKAYAIYGEGTYSFFDRKVDLTIGGRYYHEKRQFDENSSITLISLGSTTPTVGVDRAQHSTFNPRVNLAWHIGDGMVYAEVAKGFRSGAITSTSIMAGANLALGTNFSNSSSPDTLWNYEGGVKWGLFDNKVRISLAGYYFDWKHAAIEISPTLQTVVVPVGNVHGRGIDGEINWRTPLTGLTINLSGNHNKTTIEDTIAQVAVSLPWLAPGHQLPGTAKTTFAISGTYTRPINSKGLEFRASGRYTYRSRQQSVFDGRYAPWIGLGAARAGVGNDSFDLAVFSENIGNTRGPLSVPGGQYQIPFPRTIGLAFEYKF
- the rtcR gene encoding RNA repair transcriptional activator RtcR, giving the protein MKPLVVLGFLGSTLDASKFGPTRWNKWRPTVGLTMHEDLRVDRLVLLHGSAHTRLASYVTEDIASVSPETTVEPYLLDFKDPWDFEEVYGKLLDFARDYPFDPEAEDYLIHITTGTHVAQICLFLLTEAHYLPGRLLQTQPRRGTNDGVGTWTAIDLDLSRYDSIATRFAAASAESTSFLKSGIETRNPAFNRMIDEIEQVAGRSKAPVLLMGPTGAGKSQLARRIYELKRLKHQVKGPFVEVNCATLKGDGAMSALFGHRKGAFTGAIADRPGLLRAADTGMLFLDEIGELGLDEQAMILRAIEDKRFLPVGSDKEIASDFQLIAGTNRDLGRAVNDGQFRDDLYARLNLWTFALPGLADRREDIAPNLDYELDRFAEREGSRVTFNKEARERYLAFATAPDALWSGNFRDLAASITRMATLSATGRIDAEGVEAEITRLSRLWSNSDERDDHLARFLSPEQLDALDPFDRAQLATVVQTCVRSRSLSEAGRSLFAVSRTKRTTANDADRLRKYLARFELNWQSLQEHGSSRKKHGG
- a CDS encoding Rieske (2Fe-2S) protein: MKTHVEAAMGHGNYHRAVCLDQLEEGQPAGLVLQGWPVMLVVIDGRVHATLDRCPHAASRLSTGRIRRGAVMCPLHGARFELEGGRCVGGSYKPLKIFDARISEGWVEVDLPIGVPGFEHMPVDM
- a CDS encoding aromatic ring-hydroxylating oxygenase subunit alpha is translated as MAKIEQEFLAARGTPGDHQAAPFLPRKPIPDIGSGRIDGERFHSRDFMAREWDMIWTKTWNIGCHESELPDPGSFRVHTLGKESLLFVRGEDGVVRGFFNVCQHRGNLLCQTDRGDVAIFKCPFHGWEWNIDGSLRRVMHPQLFTQFRNGVPADELALPPLKVDRWGGWIWFNMDPAAMPLIDYLGEAGRHLETYELDRFTFVDHKTFEWQGNWKHAHDAFNESYHFEALHPEFLNFAEGFDVPIELLGIHSRMLNFNHTVSEILDDRETVTPFRARMLGLPEDYAGSAKDAHLDVVARKRAMQDDTYLPYRRMNDEQLVHQYHYTFFPGTTITSTPEYSIVFRYRPHESDPGYCYYDFLITRHDPPGSPVPDVDHQLYRHDELPDYADAFAGTFDPVLANVLQQDGTNMPTMQKGTASRGFRGMILGDQEVRLRHFHQTIDRYLMGDAPRSGDR
- a CDS encoding ThuA domain-containing protein encodes the protein MTGPARIHIVTGGRYHDFDLARLTLLQVMAEDDRIRATCGHSYDGVDDLAGYAGIVLYTCDLMPTDRQAEALDAFVRGGGRLFAIHAANAHLEFTDGPAIVTSGIHIPGLVKPTGEHIAPLFMDLLGSRFLAHLAAQPMHIHVEDHEHPITAGLQDFDIVDEPYIATPIGESRVLLSARYKGQAPGYVLGDWPDDPPRPQLYVKDHGDGGVLYMPLGHACGRFDMVPMMDEAPVVRGPWDDPNYQELLRRGVAWLADART